A segment of the Williamwhitmania taraxaci genome:
CAGCTTTTCAGAAACCTTTTCGTTTACGCTGGCAATGAGCATCCACATGAGGCTCAACAACCAACGGCTCTCGAACTTAAAAAAATTAAATAATGGCCATGGAAGTAACAAACACCACCGGAAGGAGAAAAGCAGCAATTGCTCGTGTATACCTTTCAGAAGGCACAGGAGTAATTACCATCAACAAGAAACCTCTTGAGGTTTATTTTCCATCAAAAGTGCTTCAATACATCGTTAAGCAAGCTTTCTTGCTTTCGGGTAACGACAGCAAGTTTGACGTGAAAGCAACCCTTGTTGGCGGTGGAATTACCGGACAAGCAGAAGCGCTTCGTCTTGGTATATCTAGAGCTTTGGTTGAAGTAAATCCAGAAATTCGTGCTATGCTTAAACCTTTCGGTTTGATGACACGTGACCCACGTGAAGTAGAGCGTAAGAAACCTGGTCAACCAAAAGCAAGAAAGAGATTCCAATTCTCCAAACGCTAGTCTTTTCCGTTCTCACAGAATGGTAAACTTTTGGGACTACTTGAAAAGTACTACTCGAAAGTTGTTAATGGGATGAAATTACTGGGACCAACACACGTTGCTACTCGGTAGTTGAAACAAAACAAAAAAACGGACAAAAAATGCCACGTACAAATTTCCAAGAATTACTCGATGCCGGAGTTCACTTCGGTCACTTAAAGAGGAAATGGAATCCCAAAATGGCTCCTTATATCTTTATGGAGCGTAACGGTATTCACGTTATTGACCTGCACAAAACGGTAGTTAAGATTGACGAAACTGCCAATGCAATTAAGCAAATAGCCAAATCGGGTCGTAAGATCTTGTTTGTTGCAACTAAAAAGCAGGCAAAAGATATCGTATCAGAAAAAATCAAGGCAGTGAATATGCCATACGTTACCGAGCGCTGGCCCGGTGGTATGCTTACCAACTTCCCAACTATCCGCAAGGCCGTTAAGAAAATGTCGAACATCGACAAACTTTTCAGCGACGGAACCTTCAGCAACCTTTCGAAGCGTGAGGTACTTCAAATTACCCGTCAACGCGCGAAACTAGAGAAGAACCTTGGTTCTATTTCGGACCTTACCCGTCTTCCCGCAGCACTTTTCGTTATCGATGTGCAGAAAGAATACATTGCAGTTAGAGAGGCCAAAAGGCTTAACATTCCGGTTTTTGCAATGGTAGATACCTGCTGTGATCCAACACTAATCGATTTCGTAATTCCAGCTAACGACGACGCATCTAAGTCTATCACCCTTATTGTAGACATCATGGCTAAGGCCATCCAAGAGGGACTTGACGAAAGAAAAGCCGACAAGGACAGCGACAAGGATTCTCAGCCTAAAGAAAAAAAGGTTGAGGGTGGCAAAATGAGAGCACGCAAAGTTGCCCCTAAAAAGGATGACGAGACTGCTCCCGCAGAAGAAGCTGCACAAGCAGACGAAGTTGCTCCAGAAGCAGCTGAATAACCCAATTGTTAACCATTAAAACGAAATAATATGGCTCAAGTTAGTGCCGCCGATGTTGCAAAACTCAGAAAAATGACCGGTGCCGGTATGATGGACTGCAAAAAGGCTTTGGAAGAAGCCAACGGCGATTATGAAAGAGCGCAGGACATTATTCGTGAAAAAGGGAAACTTATTGCCAGCAAAAGAGCCGACCGTGATGCTACCGAAGGGGTAGTTCTCTCCAAGGTTTCCGAAGATGGCAAGAAGGGTATCATCGTTTGCCTTGCCTGCGAAACTGATTTTGTTGCTAAAAACAACGATTTCATCGCTCTTACAAACCAAATACTAGATGTAGCGCTCAGCAGCTTTCCAGCTGATCTCGCCGCTCTTTTGGCACTACCTCTCAACGGCAAAACCATTGCTGACGTTGTAGCTGAAAAGTCGGGTATCACTGGAGAAAAATTCAACCTTGCCTATTACGACAAAGTTGAAGCTGGTTTCTGTGCTCCCTACATTCACACCAATAAGAAGCTTGCGTCCTTAGTTGGTTTCTCAAAGACAATACGTCTTGAAGATGCCAAGGACATTGCCATGCAAGTTGCAGCTATGAATCCAGTAGCTATCGACAAGGATCAATGCCCTGCCGAAGTTATTGAAAAAGAGTTGCACATTGCTCGTGAGCAAGTTCGTCTTGAAGGCAAACCAGAGAACATGGTAGAGAAAATCTCCCAAGGAAAACTCGGTAAATTCTTCAAGGAAAGCACACTCCTTTCACAAGACTTCATTAAGGATGCCAAGGTTTCGGTTGAGGCACACCTTAAGGCTGTTGATGCTGAGGTAAAGGTTGTAAGTTTCAAGAGATTCACTCTCAACGATTAATATTACAACCGTCAATATAAAGAGGGCTAAATGCCCTCTTTTTTTACGCTTTATAGAAATAAAAAACAATATCTTTAAGGCAAAAATGGTTAAATATAAACGAGTATTGCTCAAGTTAAGCGGCGAATCGCTGCAGGGCGAACAAAACTATGGCATTAGCACGGAGATGCTCAATGCTTATGCTCAAGAGATTGGCGCTGCAGTGAAGGAAGGAGCACAAGTTGCCGTTGTTATTGGTGGAGGAAATATTTTTCGTGGTCTGGCCGGAACAAGCAAAGGCTTCGATCGCGTTAAGGGAGACCAAATGGGCATGCTTGCCACCATTATTAATAGCCTTGCGCTCGAATCGGCGCTTACCAACCAAGGTGTGAAAGCAAAAGTGCTCACATCAATCCGCATGGAACCAATTGGTGAATACTACAGCGCTCACAAAGCGCGCGAACTCCTCAACGAAGGAGTCGTAGCAATTCTTGCCGGCGGCACAAGCAATCCATTCTTTACCACCGATACAGCATCAGCTCTGCGTGGTGTGGAAATTGAGGCAGAAGTGTTGCTTAAAGGAACCCGTGTCGATGGTATCTACACCGCCGATCCAGAAAAAGATCCTACAGCCGTACGATTCGAGGAGATTACCTTTCACGAGGCATACTCTAAGCAATTAAAGGTAATGGACTTAACCGCATTTACAATGTGCAGCGAAAACAATCTTCCCATTGTTGTTTTCGATATGAACAAGCCTAAAAATCTAACGAAAGTAATTTTAGGCGAAAAAATTGGGACTTTAGTGAAAAATTAGATAATTTTAGCCAACCTACTGAAATCCAAAGATCATGACTGAAGTTAAGGATATTGTGACCCAAACCAGCCAGAAAATGGAAAAAGCCGTTATGCACCTTGAAAACGAGCTTCTTACCATTAGAGCAGGAAAGGCTAGTACTCACGTTCTAGACAATGTGATGGTTGACTATTATGGCTCCATGACCCCCCTCACAAATGTTGCCAGCGTTTTAGCGCCCGATGCTAGAACTATAACCATTACTCCTTGGGAAAAGAAAATGATTGATCCCATAGAAAAGGCCATTCTGACCGCCAACCTGAACCTGAATCCTCAAAACAACGGAGAGGTAATTCGGCTTGTGATCCCAGCCCTTACCGAGGATCGACGTAAAGACCTTGTGAAAATGGTTAAGCAAGAAGCCGAAAATGCCCGCGTTAGCATTCGCAATGCCCGAAGAGATGGGAATGAAGCAATTAAAAAGGCTCAAAAAGATGGCTTGGCCGAAGACGTGGCAAAAGATGCAGAAGTTGAAATCCAAAAGATTACCGATGGTTTCGGAAAAAGAGTGGAAGATATCTTTGAGAAAAAGGAAAAAGATATTCTTACGGTATAAAAAAAGCGGCTTTCGCCGCTTTTTTTTATTCTACGATAATCATTTTTAAAGCATTCGCAGCCAACTTTAACCGCTGGACATGATTCCCGGGTAACAACAAATGATGATTCCCAAATGGATTATTTCGGAAGTATTCTGTTGCACTTTCAGTTAAAGCAACTTCCACCTGAGTACGACATGCACTTTTCATCTTGGGGATCCGTTTCACAGTTGCCTTGGAAATAAATATCCTACTCAGCGTACTATCTACTCGAAAGATGGTTACCTCTTTTGCATTAAGATACCCCTGAACAGCAAGACCTTCGTCAGTTTCAAAATGTGTATCGAGCGAAAACTCTTTAAGTAAATTGAGCGGAACCGCACAATGGGCGAATAGACCCATACCATTGTTAATTCCAACCGTATTGGCCATCCATGGAACTACTTCACAAACTTCGCGCGCAAGCATCATTCCTGCAGCACTGCAAAGATCACCCTCACAGCCTGCTGTTAAAAGATCGCCATTGAACTTTGAAAGGGCAAGGCAAGCGGAAACCTTACAGTCGGTAACCAAAGGAAAGCATTCTACTGTGATGCCTTGCAGATTATGCGTTGAGATAGCCCTTGCTAGTTGTTCGTATACTTTTCCGGCCTCCTCCATTTTGGCACTATCAATGTGCTTGCCAGGACCTGCATAGGCTTCAGCAAAATAGGAAGGTGCCGAAAGATCGTTGCGAGATGGTAATTCGACCCAGTCTAGTTTCACCAATTCGATTCCCAAGCGAGTGCTAAGAACAAAAGGCGAAATAGTGCTAGCAACAAGCCAATCGGAAACATTTCCTATCTGTCCAAGCCGTTTTCCTTTAAGGCGAAGCAATCCATTTTTAACATGGTAAAAATCCTCAACCAACAAAGGTAGATTTGGTTGATCGAGATCAGCTAAATGAGTATAGACATGGTTCTGGTTACACCAAGCCTTTACCTCGGTTGCAGCAGCATATGAATTATCGTCGCTGCAGGCAAGCATAAGGTAAAACTTATACTCTTCTACGAGCGTAACAGCAGCTCTTTCAGACCCACCAGTAAGAAAAAGCAACACATCGGGATGCTCATCAACAAACTCAACTTGATCCTTATTTAAAACTTTCAGGAAACGCTTTTTTCCTCTTGTATAAACACCGTCATCGGCATTGGCAAAGGCCAGCAGCTTAACTCTAAGCTTCTCCATACATTTATTGATAAGTTTAGTTTTTTAACAATGCAAAAGCGGCATCAAGATACACAAAAATATCCGTAGGATGCTGACCCACCTTAACTTTGCTGCGTTGATGACCCAGCCGCACCACGACCATATTATCGGAAGGAATAACAAATATATATTGGCCCTGAATCCCACGTGCATAGATTATCTCCTTATTGTGATAGTTTACCAACCACCACTGGTATCCATAAAAATCGACTCCTTTGCCGTCGGTATCCACTAGACGATTCGCAGGCGCAACCATTTGGCTAAAATAGGTGGAATCGACAATCGTTTGCCCTGTAATAGATTTTCCGCCATTGAGCACCATTAACCCTATCCGAGCAAAGTCCCTTGCCGTTGCATAAAAACAGCAATAAGCTTTGGCCACACCGCCCTCGTCATCAAGGCTCCAGTGAGCCGAACGATTGGCACCGATGGGCTTCCATAACTTAATGGAAGTATAGGTAGGCAAAGACATTCCGGTAGCTCGCTCCACTACCATAGCAAGTAACTGCGTGTTACAACTCTGATATTCAAATTTAACGCCCGATTTCGCCTTTAGACCAAGGGAAAACATTTGTCCCTCAAGATTTGTCCCATAGTAGGCCTTAGTTATTGGACCAAAAAGCGAGGAGTAACCCTCATCCCAGCGAATACCCGAACTCATGGTTAGCAACTCTTTGATGGTTACAGAGCCAACATCGTGACTTTTAAATTCGGTGATGTAAGCAGAAATAGGTTCGTCCACCGATTTGATTTTTCCATCGGCAATGGCAGCACCCACCAAAACACCAACAATACTCTTAGCCGCCGAAAAAGAATTGGAAAGAGAATCACGATCGCCATCTAAAGAATACCTCTCGGTAATGATGGTAGAATCTTTTACCACAAGAAATGCGGTGGTTTCATAACTAGCCATAGCCTGCACTAAAGAATCGGAAATTACTTGTCCAAATCCGGTACCGGTGGGTAGGTCGAATGTACGCTCTTTCGATTCGACTACTGCCGATTGAAACAGATCACGATCGTATATTCCGGGTTCTTGGTATTTAATCGTTTTTATAAGATACCGTGTCGACGGGATAAGCCATACAACAGAGATTATCAGAAGAAGGCATGAGGCAAAATAAAGAAGAATTCTTCGCATATTATTTAGTTAGTGTTTATCAGGCAATAGATGGTGCAAGATACGAGGAAAGAGAAAATAAATCAAAAAGCAGCAAGTCGATTTAGGATTGTGATTGCTATATTTGGAAAAAACAATCAAAAGAGCCAGACTAATACTTAATATGAACGGAGACCCTAAACTATTTGAGTTATTAGAGAAGTTAAGCATTTCGTTCGAATACTATGAACACCCTCCAACGCCAACAATAGAGGAGGCAATGAAATACTGGAAAGACATTGAGGCGACGCACTGTAAAAATCTTTTTTTCAGAAACCACAAGGGAGATAGACATTACCTAGTGGTTTTTGATCATAGAAAAACACTTGATGTGAAAACCTTGGAGGGAATGTTACACCAAGGAAAGTTAACCTTTGCCTCCGAAGAGAGAATGAGCAAGTTTCTTGGAATAAAACCAGGTTCGGTAACGCCCCTTGCTCTTATCAACGATAAAAATAATCATGTCAAACTTTTTATTGATAGCGACATTCGGAAAGGCACCAAGGTTAGTTTCCACCCATGCAGCAACACTGCCAGTATCGTAATTAAGACAACCGACCTCATCCGGTTTCTTGACTATGTTCAAAACGAGGTGGAATGGCTGGATATAATGCATTAATATTGTTCAAATTGACAGAAAGGCTTCTCTTATAACAAAGGGCAGCAATCAAAGCGTGTGGAGAGAACAACGAGAACATATTCTGGGTATATCAACTCCGGTCAATAACCTTGCACGAATTCCATTTAATTGCACTGAATTCCAACTGTTTATTGGATATGAGAAAACCTCACCACAAATAGCATCCACCTCCTTGTCCATACAGCAGAGGGCCATTCTACCATCCCACGCTATTACAGTATTACTCCAAAGTCGAAAGCAGGATAGCCTACTCTGCTTTTTGCCGAGATTACTATATCGCGAAAACTTGCTCTTGGATGGTAATAAATTATTCGAATCCGCTGCATGGCTAAGATTGAGAGTCTTCAACTCCACCGCATCGGCTCCTACCGATTTAGCAAATCGACGAATGTTTTTCAGATTGCCCTCGTTGGCGGAGGTGATAAGCGATTGGAAAACAATGCGTGGAAAAAGCAGCCCCATAGCCTTTCGTTTGGCCGCTACCATTTGAATATTTCCAACCACCTTACTGAAAGAGCCACCCTTGCGGTAGGCTAAGTATTCCTCCTCACTAGCCCCATCAATCGAAAAAATAATTTCTTTTAGTTTGGCCTCCAGCAACCCATCAACCATTTCTGCGGTTAAGAGTAACCCATTGGTAGATATTGAAGTAAATATCTTTCGCTTGGAAAAGTGTGCCACGATTTCGGGAAGGTTCGGGTGTAGTAAGGGCTCTCCTTGAAAGTAGAGATTTACCCAAATAGCCTTTGTACCCAAATGCTCAATTATTGAATCAACCGTTTCCAAACTAATCTGTCCTCGTGGGCGAACGAGTTCATTTGTTCCCACAGGACACTCGGGACACTGCAAGTTGCAGCCACAAACGGGCTCAACGGTAAGAAACGACGGAGAAGAAAAAAGTATAGGTCGCTTCAGCAACCGAGACAAAACAAACCCAAAACAAACCCCTGCAAGGGTTAAGAGCCGAGCAGGGGTTATGGATTGAATAATGCCAACCAATCGTCGCATTGTTATGAATATGGAATCTTACTTATTATCAAGAATATCGAGCAACTCATCGAGTTTTGGCGTAAGAATAATCTCAGTTCTGCGATTCTTCTGCCTTGCTTCTGAAGTTTTTGCCGCATCAACCGGTAAAAACTGACTCCTACCACTTGCCAACACGCGCTTTGGATCAACTTTTTTATTCTGAAGAATAATCCGAACGATAGAGGTAGCCCGCTTTACACTCAAATCCCAGTTGTCGATGATTTGATCTTTTCCATTGTAAGGAACATCATCCGTATGGCCTTCGATCATCACGTTGATATCCGAATTAACGGCAAGCACATCGGCCAACTTCTTAATGGCATCAGCACCCTTAGGGTCTACTTCCCAGCTGCCCGATTTGAAAAGCAACTTCTCCTCAAGCGACACATATACCTTTCCATTATGAACAGTAACGGTAAGACCCTTCCCTTCAAACCCAAGAAGAGCATCGGAAACCTTCTTCCTAAGCGCAATTACAACGGAATCCTTCCGGCTCAATATCCTCTCCAGTTCAAGCAACCGCGCATTTCTTGATTCCAGGTCTGTTTGCATCGTTACTAAATCGGACTGAAGTTTATCCAAATCGTGCTTGCGCTGATTAAGTCTGCGCTCCAACTCACGCAAAGCATCTTCGCGACGCTGCAACTCAACTTGGTTTTCTTGGAGCTGCTTAAGCAACTTTTTAGTCTCCGACACACTACTATTGAGCAATGAGTTTTGAGCCAATTCCAAATCGGCATAGCGCTTTTTAAGACCGTTATGTTCTTCGCTTAACCCTTTAAATTCCTGAGATAGGCGTAGGCTGTCGGCAAGCAAACGATCGACATCCGCTTGAGCAACTTTCACCTTACTATCCAACTCACTATTCTTAACATTTAATGCCTGATTTTCGTCGGAGAACCTTTCTCTTTCAGCCTCGCTCTTTTGATGCTTATCTTGAAGTGCCCGAAACTCTTTAGCGGGAACACAGGCCACCAGCAAAATGATTGCTAGCCCTAATAATGCCTTGGTACTATATCTATTCATATTGTAGTAATTAACCATTTAGCCTATTTAACTTTACTCATTTTGATCCAAATCGCAAAAGAACAATATAATCCACAGATTTTGAAGCAAACTAAGTTATATACAAACCTAAGCCAATTTTTAGGATTTCGCAAAAGCTTTTGAGGATAGACGTAGTGCAAAATTCCGTTTTAACTAAATAAGTGTAAATTTGTGCTCGTTCCTGAAATAGTACGAGCGCAACTTTAGCAAACATGTTTGGATAACAATTGTTAATGATCATTAAAGTTATACTAAGCGAAAACAAAGCGTTTGTGTTTTCGTTCTTAACCAACAACCGAAAATAATTGCAAATAATGCCCAACCGATATCCCCTTCTAGGAAAAATTGACAATCCCGAGGATCTTAAGAAACTTAAGGAAGAGGATCTTGTACCAGTGTGCAGTGAGTTACGGGATTTTATCATTGATTCAGTATCGTGCAATCCGGGCCATTTCGGGGCGAGCCTTGGAGTAGTAGAACTTACCGTAGCGCTGCATTACGTTTTTAACACTCCATACGACAGGCTAGTTTGGGACGTTGGGCACCAAGCTTACGCGCACAAAATTCTTACTGGACGAAAATCCGTTTTCCATACAAACCGTAAATACAAGGGAATTAGCGGTTTCCCCAATCGGAAGGAGAGTCCTTTCGATTCATTTGGTGTTGGGCATTCGTCCACGTCGATATCGGCTGCCTTAGGAATGGCAATTGCAGCCCAAAAGAAAGGCGAACAACGTCAGGTTATTGCAGTTATAGGCGATGGTTCATTGACTGGTGGTATGGCCTTTGAAGGACTCAATAATGCGGGAGCCAACAATGCCAACATTCTGGTAATCCTCAACGACAACAACATGGCTATCGATCCTAATGTTGGTGCGCTCAAGGAGTATTTGCTGGATATAACCACCTCGAAAACTTACAACAAATTCAAAACCGACGTTTGGAATGCGCTTGGCAAATTCGAGAACTTAGGCCCGAAAGCCCGAAGATTGGTGCAAAAACTCGAGGGCTCGGTTAAATCAGCATTATTACACCGAAGCAACCTTTTTGAATCGCTAAACCTGCGCTACTTTGGTCCTGTGGATGGGCACGATGTTGAATACCTCGTAAAAATCCTTAACGACCTTAAAGATATACCAGGACCCAAGTTACTACACTGCATTACCACCAAAGGAAAAGGGTATAAACCAGCGGAAGAGAACCAAACTGCATTTCATGCACCGGGACTCTTCGATCGGGAAACCGGCAAGCAGATTGTGGTAAAACATGAAAAACCGCTTCCACCAAAGTATCAAGATGTTTTTGGTGAAACGTTGCTGGAGCTAGCCATAATGAACCCAAAGATCTATGGAATAACCCCAGCGATGCCCAGCGGTTGCTCCATGAATATTCTTATGGATAAACTCCCCGAAAGAGCATTTGACGTAGGCATTGCTGAGCAGCATGCGGTTACATTTGCTGCAGGCATGGCAGCCGAAGGGGACATTCCGTTCTGCAATATCTACTCCTCTTTTTCGCAACGAGCTTACGACCAAATAATCCACGATGTTGCGCTGCAAAACCTTCCGGTTGTAATGTGTTTAGATCGGGCAGGAATAGTGGGAGAAGATGGTGCTACTCATCATGGCGTTTTCGATATGGCTTTCCTTCGCCCAATCCCCAACATTACTATTGTTAGCCCTCTAAATGAGGTAGAACTTCGAAACATGATGTTTACGGCCCAACTCGACAATCAGGGCCCTTGGGTAATTCGCTATCCAAGAGGAAGAGGAGAACTAACTGATTGGAAAAAACCGTTCCGAGCATTGGCAAAGGGTAAAGGGCAACTTGTGCGGGAAGGTCGCGATTTAGCCATCCTTTGCATAGGCCCAATTGGAAACGAAGCCATCAAAGCAGCCAACGAGTTATCGCTTATAGATATAGAGGTTGCTATTTACGATATGAGGTTTTTAAAACCCCTAGACGAAGAACTTCTGGAAGAAGTACGACTACGCTTTCAAAAAATAATTACACTGGAGGACGGAGCACTTGCAGGCGGTTTTGGAAGTGCAGTGCTCGAGTATTTCTGCAGCAAAGCGAACATGCCGCAGGTCGTGAGGCTTGGAATCCCTGATAAATTTATCGAACATGGATCACCAACCGAACTTTATCGAGAATGTGGGATAGATAAAGAAGGAATTAAAGCTACAGCATTTAAACTAGTTAACGAAAATATTAGGGTAAAGTAGGCTGAGGGAGTGAAAATATATTTTGTCACTTAGAAACAAATATCTATATTCGCACTCCCAAAGTTCTTTGTGTAATGCCCGGATGGCGGAATTGGTAGACGCGTTGGTCTCAAACACCAATGGTAATACCGTGCCGGTTCGATCCCGGCTCCGGGTACTTCATTACACTAAACCCTCTCTTTTGAGGGTTTTTTTTTACCCCTAAATCAGGTAAAATGAGCAATATGGATCAATTCCCTTATGGGAACAAACAGGAGCAATTCGACAGGCGTTACTTGGAAATGGCCCAGATATGGTCTAAAAATTCCTATTGTGTACGTCGCCAGGTGGGGGCACTCATCGTTAAGGGCCGAATGATTATTTCCGATGGCTACAACGGAACACCTTCGGGCTTCGAAAACATTTGCGAAGATGAGGAGGGAAAAACAAAGGCATACGTGCTCCACGCCGAGGCGAATGCCATTACCAAAGTGGCCAAAAGCAACAACAGCAGCGATGGCGCAACCCTTTATGTAACAGCCTCTCCTTGCGTTGAATGCGCCAAATTGATAATTCAAGCTGGAATTAAGCGCGTAGTTTACCTCGACCAATACCATAACACCGATGGCCTTGCGATTCTAAAAAGAGCAAACATCGTAGTTGACCAAATAACCTTATAAACCACCACTCATGGGTTACGAAAACACAAAACGTCAGATTTGGCTACCGTTGCTTTTGGCACTTGCGGTAGTAGTTGGAATCTTTATAGGAAGTTCACTCCATAGGAGCAACACCCCAACAGCACTATTCTTCCCCAATTCAGGATCGGATAAAATACAAAGTGTCCTAAAACTCATACAGGATGAATACGTCGACACGGTATCGGTCAAACGTCTTGAGGAAAAAGCCTTAGAAGCCATTGCAAAAGGGCTCGATCCGCATACAGTATATATTCCCGCCGAAAAACTAGCCGAGGTTAACGAACCCCTCGATGGTGAGTTTAGTGGAATAGGTGTTCACTTTAACGTAACTAGCGACACCGTTGTGGTGATTTCTACCGTACCCGGAGGCCCTTCCGTGAAAGTTGGCGTGATGCCTGGCGACAGAATTGTAACCGTAAACGGGAAGATTATTGCCGGGGTTAAAATGGATCAGGACAGCATTGTAAAGAGACTTAGGGGACCCAACGGAAGTAAGGTAAAGATTGGCTTAAAACGAAGCGAAGTTAAAGAGTTGATCGACGTCACCATTACCCGCGACAGAATTCCACTTTACAGTATCGATGCGTCCTACATGGTAAACGATTCCATTGGATACATAAAAATTGCCCGATTTGCTCGTTCAACCTATCAAGAATTTTTTGAGGCTACGAATAAGCTCCACAAGCAGGGGATGAAAAGTGTGATCCTTGACTTAAGAGGTAATACCGGAGGATTTCTCGATCAAGCGGTCCAAATTGCCAACGAATTCCTTCCTGCGGGCAGACTCATCGTGTATACGCAAGGAAACGCTCGTCCGCGGCAAAACCTCTACTCCGATGGCAAAGCAACCTGCAAAAATGATAAGGTCGTCATCCTTATCGACGAATTTTCTGCCTCTGCCAGCGAAATTCTTGCCGGAGCCTTACAGGACAACGACAAGGGAACCATCATAGGCCGTAGAAGTTTTGGAAAAGGGCTGGTTCAAGAGCAGATCCCACTCGCCGACAACTCCGCACTCAGGCTTACCGTAGCTCGCTACTACACCCCTACCGGCAGAAGTATTCAGAAGCACTATACATTTGGATCGGAAGAGGAATACGCTATGGAAATTAGCAATCGATATGCGCATGGAGAATTTGAACAGGTGGACAGCATTAAGTTTGCGGATTCACTCAAGTATAAAACCCCCGGAGGA
Coding sequences within it:
- the rpsI gene encoding 30S ribosomal protein S9; the protein is MEVTNTTGRRKAAIARVYLSEGTGVITINKKPLEVYFPSKVLQYIVKQAFLLSGNDSKFDVKATLVGGGITGQAEALRLGISRALVEVNPEIRAMLKPFGLMTRDPREVERKKPGQPKARKRFQFSKR
- the rpsB gene encoding 30S ribosomal protein S2, yielding MPRTNFQELLDAGVHFGHLKRKWNPKMAPYIFMERNGIHVIDLHKTVVKIDETANAIKQIAKSGRKILFVATKKQAKDIVSEKIKAVNMPYVTERWPGGMLTNFPTIRKAVKKMSNIDKLFSDGTFSNLSKREVLQITRQRAKLEKNLGSISDLTRLPAALFVIDVQKEYIAVREAKRLNIPVFAMVDTCCDPTLIDFVIPANDDASKSITLIVDIMAKAIQEGLDERKADKDSDKDSQPKEKKVEGGKMRARKVAPKKDDETAPAEEAAQADEVAPEAAE
- the tsf gene encoding translation elongation factor Ts; translation: MAQVSAADVAKLRKMTGAGMMDCKKALEEANGDYERAQDIIREKGKLIASKRADRDATEGVVLSKVSEDGKKGIIVCLACETDFVAKNNDFIALTNQILDVALSSFPADLAALLALPLNGKTIADVVAEKSGITGEKFNLAYYDKVEAGFCAPYIHTNKKLASLVGFSKTIRLEDAKDIAMQVAAMNPVAIDKDQCPAEVIEKELHIAREQVRLEGKPENMVEKISQGKLGKFFKESTLLSQDFIKDAKVSVEAHLKAVDAEVKVVSFKRFTLND
- the pyrH gene encoding UMP kinase, which encodes MVKYKRVLLKLSGESLQGEQNYGISTEMLNAYAQEIGAAVKEGAQVAVVIGGGNIFRGLAGTSKGFDRVKGDQMGMLATIINSLALESALTNQGVKAKVLTSIRMEPIGEYYSAHKARELLNEGVVAILAGGTSNPFFTTDTASALRGVEIEAEVLLKGTRVDGIYTADPEKDPTAVRFEEITFHEAYSKQLKVMDLTAFTMCSENNLPIVVFDMNKPKNLTKVILGEKIGTLVKN
- the frr gene encoding ribosome recycling factor — its product is MTEVKDIVTQTSQKMEKAVMHLENELLTIRAGKASTHVLDNVMVDYYGSMTPLTNVASVLAPDARTITITPWEKKMIDPIEKAILTANLNLNPQNNGEVIRLVIPALTEDRRKDLVKMVKQEAENARVSIRNARRDGNEAIKKAQKDGLAEDVAKDAEVEIQKITDGFGKRVEDIFEKKEKDILTV
- a CDS encoding serine hydrolase domain-containing protein codes for the protein MRRILLYFASCLLLIISVVWLIPSTRYLIKTIKYQEPGIYDRDLFQSAVVESKERTFDLPTGTGFGQVISDSLVQAMASYETTAFLVVKDSTIITERYSLDGDRDSLSNSFSAAKSIVGVLVGAAIADGKIKSVDEPISAYITEFKSHDVGSVTIKELLTMSSGIRWDEGYSSLFGPITKAYYGTNLEGQMFSLGLKAKSGVKFEYQSCNTQLLAMVVERATGMSLPTYTSIKLWKPIGANRSAHWSLDDEGGVAKAYCCFYATARDFARIGLMVLNGGKSITGQTIVDSTYFSQMVAPANRLVDTDGKGVDFYGYQWWLVNYHNKEIIYARGIQGQYIFVIPSDNMVVVRLGHQRSKVKVGQHPTDIFVYLDAAFALLKN
- a CDS encoding prolyl-tRNA synthetase associated domain-containing protein, which gives rise to MNGDPKLFELLEKLSISFEYYEHPPTPTIEEAMKYWKDIEATHCKNLFFRNHKGDRHYLVVFDHRKTLDVKTLEGMLHQGKLTFASEERMSKFLGIKPGSVTPLALINDKNNHVKLFIDSDIRKGTKVSFHPCSNTASIVIKTTDLIRFLDYVQNEVEWLDIMH
- a CDS encoding radical SAM protein; translation: MRRLVGIIQSITPARLLTLAGVCFGFVLSRLLKRPILFSSPSFLTVEPVCGCNLQCPECPVGTNELVRPRGQISLETVDSIIEHLGTKAIWVNLYFQGEPLLHPNLPEIVAHFSKRKIFTSISTNGLLLTAEMVDGLLEAKLKEIIFSIDGASEEEYLAYRKGGSFSKVVGNIQMVAAKRKAMGLLFPRIVFQSLITSANEGNLKNIRRFAKSVGADAVELKTLNLSHAADSNNLLPSKSKFSRYSNLGKKQSRLSCFRLWSNTVIAWDGRMALCCMDKEVDAICGEVFSYPINSWNSVQLNGIRARLLTGVDIPRICSRCSLHTL
- a CDS encoding OmpA family protein, whose product is MNRYSTKALLGLAIILLVACVPAKEFRALQDKHQKSEAERERFSDENQALNVKNSELDSKVKVAQADVDRLLADSLRLSQEFKGLSEEHNGLKKRYADLELAQNSLLNSSVSETKKLLKQLQENQVELQRREDALRELERRLNQRKHDLDKLQSDLVTMQTDLESRNARLLELERILSRKDSVVIALRKKVSDALLGFEGKGLTVTVHNGKVYVSLEEKLLFKSGSWEVDPKGADAIKKLADVLAVNSDINVMIEGHTDDVPYNGKDQIIDNWDLSVKRATSIVRIILQNKKVDPKRVLASGRSQFLPVDAAKTSEARQKNRRTEIILTPKLDELLDILDNK